A single region of the Halopiger xanaduensis SH-6 genome encodes:
- a CDS encoding flippase, producing MSTQQDHIVRGFKATLVARAVYMLSSALLMLVLARFLLDPQGYGDLYWAISILAIVQLFADVGLGKSAARYISEYNEKDPGQIPHLLRSTMVYKLVVVSVVAYALLLFHDELASMLGEPSAAPFLAAGVLYVVVKSFQTFAQISFQGFNELGYSAAVQAIGGATRLVFAVGFVLAGFGALGALFGYIVGYALAGAFGLAILYFKFYREYDTAEIYEEGLSKRLLKYSVPLTATRSANVVDKQIDTFLVGVFLSSTAVGFYTLGKQITDFVLAPAESLGFTISPNFGEYKANDELEEARRIYESSLTNTLLLYVPAAAGLAIVADPFISLAFPSYEGAIPVLQALTAFIVLQAITNLTSDSLDYLGRAQARAVAKGGTAAANFGLNLVLIPAMGVVGAAIATVLTHSVYVAVNLYVVHSELSLRVRHLARTMGLIFGITGVMAIAVLIVTPMVSSFPMLIAAIALGAATWAVLAVASGLVDPGEVRSVLG from the coding sequence ATGAGCACGCAGCAGGATCACATCGTCCGCGGGTTCAAAGCAACGCTCGTCGCTCGAGCAGTCTACATGCTCTCGAGCGCACTCCTGATGCTCGTCCTCGCCCGGTTTCTCCTCGACCCGCAGGGGTACGGGGACCTCTACTGGGCGATCAGTATCCTCGCGATCGTCCAGCTGTTCGCCGACGTCGGGCTGGGCAAGTCGGCGGCGCGGTACATCTCCGAGTACAACGAGAAGGATCCGGGCCAGATCCCGCACCTGCTCCGGTCGACGATGGTCTACAAGCTCGTCGTCGTCTCGGTCGTCGCGTACGCCCTGTTGCTCTTCCACGACGAACTCGCGAGCATGCTGGGCGAGCCGAGCGCGGCGCCGTTCCTCGCGGCGGGCGTGCTCTACGTCGTCGTCAAATCGTTCCAGACGTTCGCCCAGATCTCCTTTCAGGGGTTCAACGAACTCGGCTACAGCGCGGCCGTGCAGGCGATCGGCGGCGCGACGCGGCTCGTCTTCGCCGTCGGCTTCGTCCTGGCGGGATTCGGCGCGCTGGGCGCGCTGTTCGGCTACATCGTCGGCTACGCGCTGGCCGGCGCATTCGGACTAGCGATCCTCTATTTCAAGTTCTACCGCGAGTACGACACCGCGGAGATCTACGAGGAGGGACTGTCGAAACGGCTGCTCAAGTACAGCGTTCCGCTGACCGCGACGCGGAGCGCCAACGTCGTCGACAAGCAGATCGACACCTTCCTCGTGGGCGTCTTCCTCTCGTCGACGGCCGTCGGCTTCTACACGCTCGGCAAGCAGATCACCGACTTCGTGCTCGCGCCCGCGGAGTCGCTCGGCTTCACCATCTCGCCGAACTTCGGCGAGTACAAGGCCAACGACGAACTCGAGGAGGCCCGGCGGATCTACGAATCGTCGCTGACGAACACGCTGTTGCTCTACGTGCCCGCGGCGGCCGGCCTCGCGATCGTCGCCGACCCGTTCATCTCGCTGGCGTTCCCGAGCTACGAGGGGGCGATCCCCGTCCTGCAGGCGCTGACGGCGTTTATCGTCCTGCAGGCGATCACGAACCTCACGAGCGACAGTTTGGACTACCTCGGCCGGGCGCAAGCCCGGGCGGTCGCGAAGGGCGGGACGGCCGCGGCTAACTTCGGGCTGAACCTCGTGCTCATCCCGGCGATGGGCGTCGTCGGCGCCGCGATCGCGACGGTGCTCACCCACTCCGTCTACGTGGCGGTGAACCTCTACGTGGTCCACAGCGAGCTCTCGCTGCGCGTTCGCCACCTCGCTCGCACGATGGGGCTGATCTTCGGCATCACCGGCGTTATGGCGATCGCAGTGTTGATCGTGACGCCGATGGTCTCGAGTTTCCCGATGCTCATCGCCGCGATCGCGCTCGGCGCCGCGACGTGGGCGGTGCTCGCCGTCGCGAGCGGGCTGGTCGATCCGGGAGAAGTGCGCTCGGTGCTCGGATAA
- a CDS encoding RimK family alpha-L-glutamate ligase: protein MDVDDPVTVGVLSLHTSKETKAILNAVEDLGHDTEWLRTENTSISVTDGSVVLEPSVDVIANRMLLSNTEQPAEELGLANTFAQLVPMLNEPANVMTAIHKLSTATTLAANDVRTPDVTLALNSDQLNAARSRYGEEAVYKTAIGTHGGGTWKVGPDDPVNPKVGNRYAFLQELIDRDDARHRDVRVYVVDGEIIAAMYRYAPDNDWRTNVALGGSVEDATEDLPEEARDMARRAADAVGLDYAGVDLVEGDEGWFVLEVNPTAGFKGLYQATQVSPAPYIAKLAIERAGGEVDEDRVRDISNVLDDSRPTAQPVESISEDTEPAVIGYTEEVVLSGTSGSKSVVAKSDTGATRTSIDTGLAADIGAGPIKSITRIRSGSSKQSRSRPVVDVVVGVGGNQHTVTASVEDRSHMDYPVILGRDILENYQVDVSRRIDGEAPDTPEEEEE from the coding sequence ATGGACGTCGACGATCCCGTCACGGTGGGGGTACTGAGTTTACACACGAGCAAGGAGACGAAAGCGATTCTCAACGCGGTCGAAGACCTCGGCCACGACACCGAGTGGCTCCGGACCGAAAACACGTCCATCAGCGTCACCGACGGCAGCGTCGTCCTCGAGCCGTCGGTCGACGTCATCGCGAACCGAATGCTGCTGTCGAACACCGAACAGCCCGCCGAGGAGCTCGGACTGGCGAACACGTTCGCGCAGCTCGTCCCGATGCTCAACGAGCCGGCGAACGTGATGACGGCGATCCACAAGCTCTCGACGGCGACGACGTTGGCGGCCAACGACGTCCGGACGCCCGACGTCACCCTCGCGCTCAACAGCGACCAGCTGAACGCGGCCCGGAGCCGCTACGGCGAGGAGGCCGTCTACAAGACGGCGATCGGCACCCACGGCGGCGGCACCTGGAAGGTCGGGCCCGACGACCCGGTCAACCCGAAGGTCGGCAACCGGTACGCGTTCCTGCAGGAACTGATCGACCGCGACGACGCCCGCCACCGCGACGTCCGCGTCTACGTCGTCGACGGCGAGATCATCGCCGCGATGTACCGCTACGCGCCGGACAACGACTGGCGGACCAACGTCGCGCTCGGCGGCAGCGTCGAGGACGCGACCGAGGACCTTCCCGAGGAGGCCCGCGACATGGCCCGCCGCGCGGCCGACGCCGTCGGCCTCGACTACGCCGGCGTCGACTTAGTCGAGGGCGACGAGGGCTGGTTCGTCCTCGAGGTCAATCCGACCGCGGGGTTCAAGGGGCTCTACCAGGCGACGCAGGTCAGTCCCGCACCGTACATCGCCAAACTGGCGATCGAACGCGCCGGCGGCGAGGTGGATGAGGACCGCGTGCGCGACATCTCGAACGTGCTCGACGACTCGCGGCCGACGGCGCAGCCGGTCGAGTCGATCTCGGAGGACACGGAGCCGGCGGTGATCGGCTACACCGAGGAGGTGGTCCTCTCGGGGACCAGCGGGTCGAAATCGGTCGTCGCCAAGTCCGACACCGGCGCGACGCGGACGAGCATCGACACCGGCCTCGCCGCGGACATCGGCGCCGGCCCGATCAAGTCCATCACCCGGATCCGCTCGGGCAGCAGCAAGCAGTCCCGGAGCCGACCCGTCGTCGACGTCGTCGTCGGCGTCGGCGGCAACCAGCACACCGTGACGGCAAGCGTCGAGGACCGCAGCCACATGGACTACCCCGTCATCCTCGGCCGGGACATCCTCGAGAACTACCAGGTCGACGTGAGCCGCCGCATCGACGGCGAGGCGCCCG
- a CDS encoding FAD-binding protein, protein MYEHDVIVVGAGGAGLRAAIAAHEAGADTAIVSKLHPVRSHTGAAEGGINAALQEGDDWELHAYDTMKGSDYLGDAPAVETLAKNAPEETMNLEHWGMPFSREEDGRVSQRPFGGLSYPRTTYAGAETGHHLLHTMYEQVVKRGIQVYDEWYVMNLVTTDEDDPKDRECHGVVGYDVQSGTIEGFKANNGVVLATGGPGQAFDHTTNAVSCTGDGHAMAYRAGAPLEDMEFIQFHPTSLPSTGVLISEGVRGEGGILYNSEGERFMFEYGYANNSGELASRDVVARAELTEVGEGRGIEDEYVHLDMRHLGEDRIMDRLENILHLAEDFEGVDGLVEPMPVKPGQHYAMGGIEVDENGQTCVNGLYAAGECACVSVHGGNRLGGNALPELIVFGKRAGQHAAGEDLGAPEIRTGYGDDVEDDDTELPVQPGSAGLDTASGVAADGGVTADAEGMLERAVERERERVDRLMDRDSGVQHSEIRAKLQQAMTDYVNVFRTEEGVKKALKIIRECREEYQNVYVDDPSRTFNTDLQQTYETRNLIDVAETIALGALVRDEFRGAHWRKEHQERKDDEWLKHTLISWNEGDPDIFFRPVILEGENKTYEPKERSY, encoded by the coding sequence ATGTACGAACACGACGTCATCGTGGTCGGCGCGGGCGGCGCCGGCCTCCGAGCCGCGATCGCAGCGCACGAGGCGGGAGCCGACACGGCAATCGTCTCGAAGCTCCACCCGGTCCGCAGCCACACCGGCGCGGCCGAAGGGGGCATCAACGCCGCACTCCAGGAGGGCGACGACTGGGAGCTCCACGCCTACGACACGATGAAGGGGTCGGACTACCTGGGCGACGCTCCGGCGGTCGAGACCCTCGCCAAGAACGCCCCCGAGGAGACGATGAACCTCGAACACTGGGGAATGCCGTTTTCCCGTGAAGAGGACGGACGCGTCTCTCAGCGGCCGTTCGGCGGCCTCTCCTACCCCCGCACCACCTACGCCGGCGCCGAGACCGGCCACCACCTGCTGCACACGATGTACGAGCAGGTCGTCAAGCGGGGCATTCAGGTCTACGACGAGTGGTACGTGATGAACCTCGTCACGACCGACGAGGACGACCCCAAGGACCGCGAGTGCCACGGCGTCGTCGGCTACGACGTCCAGTCCGGTACGATTGAAGGGTTCAAGGCGAACAACGGCGTCGTCCTCGCGACCGGGGGTCCCGGCCAGGCCTTCGACCACACCACCAACGCCGTCTCCTGTACCGGCGACGGCCACGCGATGGCCTACCGAGCGGGCGCGCCCCTCGAGGACATGGAGTTCATCCAGTTCCACCCGACCTCCCTCCCCTCGACCGGCGTCCTGATCTCCGAGGGCGTCCGCGGCGAGGGTGGCATCCTCTACAACAGCGAGGGCGAGCGGTTCATGTTCGAGTACGGCTACGCGAACAACTCCGGCGAGCTCGCCTCCCGCGACGTCGTCGCCCGCGCCGAACTCACCGAGGTCGGCGAGGGCCGCGGGATCGAGGACGAGTACGTCCACCTCGACATGCGCCACCTCGGCGAGGACCGCATCATGGACCGCCTCGAGAACATCCTCCACCTCGCGGAGGACTTCGAGGGCGTCGACGGCCTCGTCGAGCCGATGCCGGTCAAGCCCGGCCAGCACTATGCGATGGGCGGCATCGAGGTCGACGAGAACGGCCAGACCTGCGTCAACGGCCTCTACGCGGCCGGCGAGTGCGCCTGCGTCTCCGTTCACGGCGGGAATCGCTTAGGCGGCAACGCCCTGCCCGAACTCATCGTCTTCGGCAAGCGCGCTGGCCAACACGCCGCCGGCGAGGATCTCGGCGCGCCCGAGATCCGCACCGGCTACGGCGACGACGTCGAAGACGACGACACCGAACTGCCGGTCCAGCCCGGCAGCGCCGGCCTCGATACGGCAAGCGGCGTCGCGGCCGACGGCGGCGTCACGGCAGACGCGGAAGGCATGCTCGAGCGTGCCGTCGAGCGCGAGCGCGAGCGCGTCGACCGCCTGATGGACCGCGACAGCGGCGTTCAGCACTCCGAGATCCGCGCGAAGCTTCAGCAGGCGATGACCGACTACGTCAACGTCTTCCGCACCGAGGAAGGCGTCAAGAAGGCGCTGAAGATCATCCGCGAGTGCCGCGAGGAATACCAGAACGTCTACGTCGACGACCCCTCGCGCACGTTCAACACGGACCTCCAGCAGACCTACGAGACGCGCAACCTGATCGACGTCGCCGAGACGATCGCGCTGGGCGCCCTGGTCCGCGACGAGTTCCGCGGCGCCCACTGGCGCAAGGAACACCAGGAGCGCAAGGACGACGAGTGGCTCAAGCACACGCTGATCTCCTGGAACGAGGGCGACCCGGACATCTTCTTCCGTCCGGTCATCCTCGAGGGCGAGAACAAGACCTACGAGCCCAAAGAGCGCAGTTACTGA
- a CDS encoding XapX domain-containing protein, producing MSTQLTVLALLAGLFTGALFRFLNVPIPAPPELPGIMGIVGIFLGYRVIEYFDVDVAVLLEALGI from the coding sequence ATGTCGACGCAACTTACCGTCCTCGCGCTTCTGGCCGGACTGTTCACCGGCGCGCTGTTTCGCTTTCTGAACGTTCCGATCCCCGCGCCGCCGGAGCTGCCCGGCATCATGGGGATCGTCGGCATCTTCCTCGGCTACAGGGTCATCGAGTACTTCGACGTCGACGTCGCCGTCCTCCTCGAGGCGCTCGGCATCTGA
- a CDS encoding succinate dehydrogenase, with protein sequence MAERYSSFAPGGTRWLLQRITAAFLVVVLAFHFFQLHFVTHAAEVTFMGTQARMQNVGYFLTMVLFLITAAFHGVNGVYNALINQGLEGTRKKVVLAVLVIAGGALIAQGVYVAVAMAGWI encoded by the coding sequence ATGGCGGAACGGTATTCCTCGTTCGCGCCCGGCGGAACCCGCTGGTTGCTCCAGCGGATCACGGCGGCGTTTCTGGTCGTCGTGCTCGCCTTCCACTTCTTCCAACTGCACTTCGTCACCCACGCCGCGGAGGTGACCTTCATGGGCACGCAAGCGCGCATGCAGAACGTCGGCTACTTCCTGACGATGGTGCTGTTCCTGATCACGGCCGCGTTCCACGGCGTCAACGGCGTCTACAACGCCCTGATCAACCAGGGACTCGAGGGCACCCGGAAGAAAGTAGTGCTCGCAGTCCTTGTCATCGCTGGCGGCGCACTGATCGCGCAGGGAGTCTACGTCGCAGTCGCTATGGCGGGGTGGATCTAA
- a CDS encoding HD domain-containing protein — MSDSTVDDEPGRVYAPDAEHSFPDEKLNEVLEFVETDEEIQTYLEAQNVNAVDRMRYNDHGAKHIEIVRNRALCLYDLLKAGGVEFHAKQQGLAEEDESVIIALAATLHDVGHVVHRDEHVYYSIPLAADILDRVLPKFYDLAETVRVKGEVLHAILCHHTAETPLTTEAGVIRVADALDMESGRSRIPYEQGGRGINTLSSQAIQRVTLTEGDSRPVMVEIAMTNAAGVYQVDNLLKAKLRNSGLEDEIRIVAVNTNETTDQLVERIEL, encoded by the coding sequence ATGAGCGATTCGACTGTCGACGACGAGCCCGGTCGCGTCTACGCCCCCGACGCCGAACACAGCTTCCCCGACGAGAAACTCAACGAGGTCCTCGAGTTCGTCGAGACCGACGAGGAGATCCAGACCTACCTCGAGGCCCAGAACGTCAACGCGGTCGATCGGATGCGGTACAACGATCACGGGGCGAAACACATCGAAATCGTCCGCAACCGGGCGCTCTGCCTCTACGACCTCCTGAAGGCCGGCGGCGTCGAGTTCCACGCCAAACAGCAGGGACTCGCGGAGGAAGACGAATCCGTCATCATCGCCCTGGCGGCGACGCTCCACGACGTCGGCCACGTCGTCCACCGGGACGAGCACGTCTACTACTCCATCCCGCTCGCGGCGGATATCCTCGATCGGGTACTGCCGAAGTTCTACGACCTCGCCGAGACCGTCCGCGTGAAAGGCGAGGTGCTCCACGCGATCCTCTGTCACCACACGGCCGAAACGCCGCTGACGACCGAGGCCGGCGTCATCCGCGTCGCCGACGCCCTCGATATGGAAAGCGGCCGCTCGCGCATCCCCTACGAGCAGGGCGGACGCGGGATCAACACCCTCTCGAGCCAAGCGATCCAGCGCGTCACCCTGACCGAGGGCGACAGCCGCCCCGTCATGGTCGAAATCGCGATGACCAACGCCGCCGGCGTCTACCAGGTCGACAACCTCCTCAAGGCGAAACTGCGCAACTCCGGCCTCGAGGACGAGATCCGGATCGTCGCGGTCAACACGAACGAGACGACCGACCAGCTCGTCGAGCGGATCGAGCTCTAA
- a CDS encoding helix-turn-helix domain-containing protein — protein MNPTTAQGLDVSMPEDLASPRAKLVYLYLEAFGSATADELRSALDVNKSTVLSITGTLRERGHLERRNGRYELV, from the coding sequence ATGAACCCGACAACGGCGCAGGGACTCGACGTGTCGATGCCGGAGGACCTCGCTTCGCCGCGCGCGAAGCTGGTCTATCTCTATCTCGAGGCGTTCGGCAGCGCGACGGCCGACGAACTCCGGTCGGCACTCGACGTCAACAAGAGCACCGTCCTCTCGATCACCGGCACCCTTCGCGAGCGCGGCCACCTCGAGCGGCGGAACGGTCGGTACGAACTGGTTTAA
- a CDS encoding succinate dehydrogenase/fumarate reductase iron-sulfur subunit, translating to MSTQQQQEPESQEVPQDPDMKGAESPQQERLREKQEGMVDEHAEKEAEAAGETVHIKVFRYDPEVAAKQEPRFDDFHVPFEKGMTVLDAVMYARDEFDSSLTFRHSCRQAVCGSDAFFVNGKQRLGCKTQISDLEQPVRIEPLPHQEVVKDLVVDMDHFYDQMHAVEPYFQDEDTPDSSELEEQRQSPENREKIKMSSRCIWCGACMSSCNIAAGDNEYLGPAAINKAYKFAMDDRESEEIKEHRLRILEQEHGVWRCQTQFSCTEVCPKDIPLTEHIQELKREAVKKNLKFW from the coding sequence ATGAGTACGCAACAACAACAGGAACCCGAGAGCCAGGAAGTACCGCAAGACCCCGACATGAAGGGGGCCGAGTCGCCCCAGCAGGAGCGACTCCGAGAAAAACAGGAGGGGATGGTCGACGAGCACGCCGAGAAGGAGGCCGAAGCCGCGGGCGAGACCGTCCACATCAAGGTCTTCCGCTACGACCCCGAAGTCGCGGCGAAGCAGGAACCCCGGTTCGACGACTTCCACGTCCCCTTCGAGAAGGGGATGACCGTCCTCGACGCGGTCATGTACGCCCGCGACGAGTTCGACTCCTCGCTGACCTTCCGACACTCCTGTCGGCAGGCGGTCTGTGGCTCCGACGCCTTCTTCGTCAACGGGAAGCAGCGACTCGGCTGCAAGACCCAGATCTCCGACCTCGAACAGCCGGTTCGCATCGAGCCGCTACCCCACCAGGAGGTCGTCAAGGACCTGGTCGTCGACATGGACCACTTCTACGACCAGATGCACGCGGTCGAGCCGTACTTCCAGGACGAGGATACCCCCGACTCGAGCGAACTCGAGGAGCAGCGCCAGAGCCCGGAGAACCGCGAGAAGATCAAGATGTCCTCGCGGTGTATCTGGTGTGGCGCCTGCATGTCCTCGTGTAACATCGCGGCCGGCGACAACGAGTACCTCGGCCCGGCGGCGATCAACAAGGCCTACAAGTTCGCGATGGACGACCGCGAAAGCGAGGAGATCAAGGAGCACCGACTCCGCATTCTCGAGCAGGAACACGGCGTCTGGCGGTGCCAGACCCAGTTCTCCTGTACCGAGGTGTGCCCGAAGGACATTCCGCTGACCGAGCACATTCAGGAGCTCAAGCGGGAAGCAGTCAAGAAGAACCTGAAGTTCTGGTAA
- a CDS encoding succinylglutamate desuccinylase/aspartoacylase family protein — MSDDVARDEGTDEPPDQPVDSDATENDAFTYNGGRIDPGESANIRYGISETYLGDPVRIPVTIVNGEHPGPTVFLSAAAHGDELNGIEVVREVAHDWDHSELHGTLVCLPVMNVPGFLAQERYLPIYDRDLNRSFPGREGSTSARRMANQIFTNFIEPCDIGIDFHTSTRGRTNMLHVRANMADPQVSRLAKAFSSNVIIAGEGPSGTLRREATDADVPTITVEMGEAHRFQRSLIDRALTGVASVLAEFGLHQESSVHWPGWRTVIDDDDEKTWIRADAGGIVDMKHGRGELVREGDVICTITNPFKEEEDIVTVEAPFTGLVVGVLENPVVYPGNPLCHLVGLSPDTRTALEREHTAERSQSELR; from the coding sequence ATGAGCGACGACGTCGCACGGGACGAGGGAACGGACGAGCCACCCGACCAGCCCGTCGATTCCGACGCGACCGAGAACGACGCGTTCACCTATAACGGCGGCCGGATCGACCCCGGCGAGTCCGCGAACATCCGGTACGGCATCAGCGAAACGTACCTCGGCGATCCCGTCCGCATTCCGGTGACGATCGTCAACGGCGAACACCCCGGCCCGACGGTCTTTCTCTCCGCGGCGGCCCACGGCGACGAACTCAACGGGATCGAGGTCGTCCGCGAGGTCGCCCACGACTGGGACCATTCCGAACTCCACGGGACGCTGGTCTGTCTCCCCGTGATGAACGTCCCCGGCTTTCTCGCCCAGGAGCGGTACCTGCCGATCTACGACCGGGACCTGAACCGCTCGTTCCCCGGCCGCGAGGGATCGACCAGCGCCAGACGGATGGCCAACCAGATCTTCACGAACTTCATCGAACCCTGCGACATCGGGATCGACTTTCACACCTCCACGCGGGGCCGGACCAACATGCTCCACGTCCGAGCGAACATGGCCGACCCGCAGGTCTCGAGACTCGCCAAGGCGTTCAGTTCGAACGTCATCATCGCGGGCGAGGGGCCGTCGGGAACGCTCCGGCGCGAGGCGACCGACGCCGACGTTCCGACGATCACCGTCGAGATGGGCGAGGCACACCGCTTCCAGCGGAGTCTGATCGACCGCGCGTTGACCGGCGTCGCGAGCGTCCTCGCCGAGTTCGGCCTGCACCAGGAGTCGTCGGTCCACTGGCCCGGCTGGCGGACCGTCATCGACGACGACGACGAGAAGACCTGGATCCGCGCCGACGCCGGCGGCATCGTCGACATGAAACACGGCCGCGGCGAACTCGTCAGGGAAGGCGACGTGATCTGTACCATCACGAACCCGTTCAAGGAAGAGGAAGACATCGTCACCGTCGAAGCGCCCTTCACCGGGCTCGTCGTCGGCGTCCTCGAGAACCCGGTCGTCTACCCGGGGAACCCCCTCTGTCATCTGGTGGGGCTCTCGCCGGACACCCGGACGGCGCTCGAGCGCGAGCACACGGCCGAGCGGTCGCAGTCTGAACTGCGGTAA
- a CDS encoding GNAT family N-acetyltransferase, with the protein MEIRTATDDDVDAIRSIAHQSLSSTYTDFLGEETVESAIDQWYGDGFGDELEDDHAVVLVVERDGEIAGFSQSDLVGQQYGSGRILWLHVRPDHRGSGTGVRLLVRTRETLIDEGADHVEGFVLADNAGGNEFYREHGFEQAGQREVEIGDETFTENVYVEGDLEDEGWGAIDELEIDGETVYVSYGEAARGSRSPFYSAYRDDDRKELYAWLCGNCDSIDNTMDTMGRIECNVCGNRRKATRWDASYL; encoded by the coding sequence ATGGAGATCCGCACCGCCACCGACGACGACGTCGACGCCATCCGCTCGATCGCCCACCAGTCGCTCAGTTCCACCTACACGGACTTCCTCGGCGAGGAAACGGTCGAGTCGGCGATCGATCAATGGTACGGCGACGGCTTCGGCGACGAACTCGAGGACGATCACGCGGTCGTCCTCGTGGTCGAACGAGACGGCGAGATCGCCGGTTTCTCCCAGAGCGATCTGGTCGGCCAGCAGTACGGCAGCGGCCGGATCCTCTGGCTGCACGTCCGTCCCGACCACCGGGGCAGCGGGACGGGCGTTCGATTGCTCGTCCGGACCCGGGAGACGCTCATCGACGAGGGCGCCGATCACGTGGAGGGGTTCGTCCTCGCCGATAACGCGGGCGGCAACGAGTTCTACCGGGAGCACGGCTTCGAGCAGGCCGGCCAGCGCGAGGTCGAGATCGGCGACGAAACGTTTACCGAGAACGTCTACGTCGAGGGCGACCTCGAGGACGAGGGGTGGGGCGCGATCGACGAACTCGAGATCGACGGCGAGACGGTCTACGTGAGCTACGGCGAGGCGGCGCGGGGTTCGCGCTCGCCGTTCTACAGCGCCTACCGGGACGACGACCGCAAGGAACTGTACGCGTGGCTGTGTGGCAATTGCGACTCGATCGACAACACGATGGACACGATGGGGCGCATCGAGTGTAACGTCTGCGGGAATCGCCGGAAGGCGACGCGGTGGGACGCCTCGTACCTCTAG
- the sdhC gene encoding succinate dehydrogenase, cytochrome b556 subunit, whose amino-acid sequence MSQSYNRGLIEDFGRWKEFSAGMWAWIFHKFTGWMLIGYLFTHIAVLSTAIGAASGDASMIQAETDVYTTTIQGLEELFIVRVLEVGLLAVAVFHILNGLRLLMVDLGIGLEAQDRSFYASLVLTGAITVASVPTFLSGVGF is encoded by the coding sequence ATGAGTCAGTCTTACAATCGCGGTCTCATCGAGGACTTCGGTCGGTGGAAGGAGTTCTCGGCCGGCATGTGGGCGTGGATCTTCCACAAGTTCACCGGGTGGATGCTGATCGGCTACCTGTTCACCCACATCGCCGTGCTGAGTACGGCGATCGGCGCAGCGAGCGGTGATGCATCGATGATTCAAGCCGAAACGGACGTCTACACGACGACGATTCAGGGCCTCGAGGAACTGTTCATCGTCCGCGTTCTCGAGGTCGGCCTGCTGGCGGTCGCCGTCTTCCACATCTTGAACGGCCTCCGCCTGCTGATGGTCGACCTGGGTATCGGACTCGAAGCGCAGGATCGGAGCTTCTACGCGTCGCTGGTCCTGACCGGCGCGATCACCGTCGCGAGCGTGCCGACCTTCCTTTCGGGGGTGGGTTTCTGA
- a CDS encoding manganese catalase family protein: protein MFFQEPELQYEVTVEDPDPHFAKLLQQAIGGQEGEMRVALQYMFQAWALPEEFEAYRNLLMETAAEELGHIEMLASAVTKNLRGSPKEMREETEETAAVAAAMTGQNPRQYLSSGLSAMPVDSNGVPFTGAYIAASGNLAGDLYANVMAEATGRTLATRLWDYTDDPGMKDMLSYLIARDTMHQNQWLEALESLDDPVPVPASFPQEQENQDVNYTFISTRREEQPNPEYPWTQGEAPDGNGTFSYAAEQPGDGEVIAPDPDPSTYNNPNDVDD from the coding sequence ATGTTCTTCCAAGAACCCGAGCTACAGTACGAGGTTACCGTCGAAGACCCCGACCCGCACTTCGCGAAGCTACTCCAGCAGGCGATCGGCGGCCAAGAGGGCGAGATGCGCGTTGCGCTGCAGTACATGTTCCAAGCGTGGGCGCTGCCCGAGGAGTTCGAAGCCTATCGGAACCTGCTGATGGAGACCGCAGCCGAGGAACTCGGCCACATCGAAATGCTCGCGTCGGCCGTGACGAAGAACCTTCGCGGGTCGCCCAAGGAGATGCGCGAGGAGACCGAGGAGACCGCCGCCGTCGCCGCGGCGATGACCGGCCAGAACCCGCGCCAGTACCTCTCGTCGGGCCTCTCGGCGATGCCAGTGGATAGCAACGGCGTGCCGTTTACCGGCGCGTACATCGCCGCCTCGGGGAACCTCGCCGGCGACCTCTACGCGAACGTGATGGCCGAGGCGACCGGCCGCACGCTCGCGACCCGCCTCTGGGACTACACCGACGACCCCGGCATGAAGGACATGCTCTCCTACCTCATCGCCCGGGACACGATGCACCAGAACCAGTGGCTCGAGGCGCTCGAGTCCCTGGACGACCCGGTCCCGGTTCCCGCGAGCTTCCCGCAGGAGCAGGAGAACCAGGACGTCAACTACACGTTCATCTCGACGCGCCGCGAGGAGCAGCCGAATCCCGAGTACCCCTGGACGCAGGGCGAGGCGCCGGACGGGAACGGCACGTTCTCCTACGCCGCGGAGCAGCCGGGCGACGGGGAGGTCATCGCGCCCGACCCGGATCCGTCGACGTACAACAACCCGAACGACGTCGACGACTGA